The following coding sequences are from one Streptomyces sp. NBC_01485 window:
- a CDS encoding TniB family NTP-binding protein: MPGQGGNSTDGYGHLQLTTLPGWRGFVTEIPALPELLPEAIWSGLADDKRASYDDDRIDHHSRLLVVQTPTIRQVITSGRRLIQMNKNAHYGRCGLMVSGPARTGKTTALTQLGKTVEVIHRRRHPNSSSDIPVIYITVPPAATPKMIAMEFARFFDLPISTRSNITDIADAVCGVSTDAHVTLVTVDELHNLNTATRAGAEASDTLKYFSERIPATFVYAGISLERTGLLSGARGEQIAGRFGMVRTGPFCQDQQWTALIAALEDSLRLHRHRPGVLTRLDRYLHQRTHGMIGSLLWLIRGAAINAVLDGTEKITKQALDTVDADFTSQSPRPPAT; the protein is encoded by the coding sequence GTGCCAGGACAGGGCGGGAATTCCACAGACGGGTACGGGCATCTGCAGCTGACCACTCTGCCGGGCTGGCGCGGGTTCGTCACCGAGATACCCGCGCTGCCGGAGTTGCTGCCCGAAGCGATCTGGTCGGGTCTCGCGGACGACAAACGAGCCAGCTACGACGATGACCGCATCGACCACCACTCACGATTGCTGGTGGTCCAGACTCCCACGATCCGCCAGGTCATCACCTCGGGCCGCCGCCTGATCCAGATGAACAAGAACGCCCACTACGGACGATGCGGCCTGATGGTGTCCGGCCCCGCCAGAACCGGCAAGACCACCGCGCTCACCCAACTCGGCAAGACCGTCGAGGTGATCCACCGACGGCGGCACCCGAACTCCTCCAGCGACATCCCGGTCATCTACATCACCGTCCCACCGGCCGCCACCCCCAAGATGATCGCGATGGAGTTCGCCCGGTTCTTCGACCTGCCGATCTCCACCAGGAGCAACATCACCGACATCGCCGACGCGGTCTGCGGCGTCAGTACGGACGCCCACGTGACCCTCGTTACGGTCGACGAACTCCACAACCTCAACACCGCCACACGCGCCGGCGCCGAAGCCTCCGACACCCTGAAGTACTTCTCCGAACGCATCCCGGCCACCTTCGTCTACGCCGGAATCAGCCTGGAACGCACCGGACTACTCTCCGGCGCGCGCGGAGAACAGATCGCTGGCCGGTTCGGGATGGTCCGCACCGGACCGTTCTGCCAGGACCAGCAGTGGACCGCGCTGATCGCAGCCCTGGAGGACAGTCTGAGGCTCCACCGCCACCGGCCCGGTGTCCTCACCAGGCTCGACCGCTACCTGCACCAGCGCACCCACGGGATGATCGGAAGCCTGCTCTGGCTGATCCGCGGCGCTGCCATCAACGCGGTCCTGGACGGCACCGAGAAGATCACCAAACAGGCCCTCGACACCGTCGACGCCGACTTCACTTCCCAGTCCCCACGGCCACCCGCCACGTGA
- a CDS encoding TnsA-like heteromeric transposase endonuclease subunit — protein MDHGHGLAWEEATPVRTFRWSRGLRHFPGWWWAASTGRHVGFESWLEQDRLILLDFDPGVVGIASQPFWLHWRDGKEKRRHAPDYFVRLADGRARVVDVRAEDQVDERTAEAFAATERACSAVGWEFEHVGVPDPALMANLRWLARYRHPRCAGRPEIAARLQETFAASTPLLTGAEEVGDRLAVLPALFHLMWRQELVADLAHERLGPTTLVRAADSVGGSW, from the coding sequence TTGGATCACGGCCACGGGCTGGCGTGGGAGGAGGCAACTCCGGTACGGACGTTCCGCTGGTCGCGCGGACTCAGGCATTTCCCAGGCTGGTGGTGGGCCGCATCGACTGGACGCCATGTGGGGTTCGAGTCGTGGCTGGAACAGGATCGGCTGATCCTGTTGGACTTCGATCCGGGTGTTGTGGGGATCGCTTCGCAGCCGTTCTGGCTGCACTGGCGTGACGGGAAAGAGAAGCGGCGCCATGCCCCGGACTACTTCGTACGGCTTGCCGACGGCCGTGCTCGCGTGGTCGATGTTCGTGCCGAGGACCAGGTCGACGAGCGGACGGCCGAGGCGTTCGCCGCGACCGAGCGGGCCTGTTCGGCGGTCGGCTGGGAGTTTGAACACGTTGGTGTCCCGGACCCTGCGCTGATGGCGAATCTGCGGTGGCTGGCCCGCTACCGGCATCCGCGCTGCGCCGGCAGACCTGAGATCGCAGCCCGATTACAGGAGACCTTCGCAGCGTCGACGCCGTTACTGACGGGAGCCGAGGAAGTCGGGGATCGGCTGGCGGTGTTGCCCGCGCTGTTTCATCTGATGTGGCGGCAGGAACTGGTGGCCGATCTCGCGCATGAGCGGCTGGGCCCCACCACGCTGGTTCGGGCCGCTGATTCGGTTGGGGGCTCCTGGTGA
- a CDS encoding ATP-binding protein, with product MTATLTREPLPVGPLADRLNGILASRGIDPATTAAEPPAEPVTALELADARIPARYRRALADHPQITAWADHISGAGRPGPGGPGIAEGPSLLIAGPTGTGKTYQAYGAVRALLRRGVRLRWEATTTADLYARLRPRAGHDAERDLQTLARCPLLLMDDLGAAKTSEWTEELTYRLINHRYEHMLPTLITTNLPIPELRTALGDRVTSRLAEMTERVVLTGPDRRRRTAPTV from the coding sequence CTGACCGCCACCCTCACCCGCGAGCCGCTCCCCGTCGGCCCGCTCGCCGACCGGCTCAACGGGATCCTGGCAAGCCGTGGCATAGATCCCGCCACCACGGCCGCGGAGCCGCCGGCCGAGCCCGTCACCGCCCTGGAACTCGCGGACGCCCGCATCCCCGCCCGCTACCGCCGCGCCCTGGCCGACCACCCCCAGATCACCGCCTGGGCCGACCACATCTCCGGAGCAGGACGCCCCGGACCCGGCGGACCGGGCATCGCCGAAGGCCCGTCGCTGCTGATCGCCGGCCCCACCGGCACCGGCAAGACCTACCAGGCGTACGGCGCCGTACGCGCCCTCCTGCGCCGAGGCGTCCGCCTGCGCTGGGAAGCCACCACCACCGCCGACCTCTACGCCCGCCTGCGCCCCCGCGCCGGCCACGACGCCGAACGCGACCTGCAGACGCTGGCCCGCTGCCCGCTGCTGCTCATGGACGACCTCGGCGCGGCCAAGACCAGCGAGTGGACCGAGGAGCTCACCTACCGGCTGATCAACCACCGGTACGAGCACATGCTCCCCACCCTCATCACCACCAACCTGCCGATCCCCGAGCTGCGCACCGCGCTCGGCGACCGCGTCACCTCACGCCTCGCCGAGATGACCGAACGCGTCGTCCTCACCGGCCCCGACCGACGACGCCGCACCGCGCCCACCGTCTGA
- a CDS encoding Mu transposase C-terminal domain-containing protein, with protein sequence MQKAVNEAAQGSTRTATYLFWKTGQILEADHGRGAVELPSQRSLYRLLEKLSAGKHTTGSARTRRSLADRPDGPFGERSAAAPGELMQMDSTPLDVLVRLDDGVPARVDLTGMIDVATRSLTAAVLRPTTKSVDASVLLARTVTPEPMRPGWAQALAMSRSALPFRRLLDIDARLEHAAARPVIVPETIVVDQGTVFISRNFRASCNFLGINFQPVHDASGWEKGHIERMLGSVGTLFAQFVAGYTGFNAERRGRHVEQQPLWSLLELQELLDEWIVVWQSRPHDGLRDPLHPGRMFSPNEKYAALVETAGYVPVALSADDYIELLPATWRAINAYGVKIKHRTYDDQALNPLRQQRSGVKDRKDLWEIHYDPYDVSRIWVRDHWNGGWITLFWKQLHRVAAPFGELAWDHTRRTLPGASEEQLADAVADLLRRAHQGPATSGDAGGRARLSRRDRRVAARTKSSPPSTPIPPEAPPADRVADGQAGQSDDTPEGNVAKVIPMPIFDPFTEADKRW encoded by the coding sequence ATGCAGAAGGCGGTCAACGAGGCTGCCCAGGGCTCCACCCGGACGGCGACTTATCTGTTCTGGAAGACCGGTCAGATCCTGGAGGCGGATCACGGCCGGGGTGCGGTGGAGTTGCCGTCTCAGCGCAGTCTCTACCGGCTGCTGGAGAAGCTGTCGGCGGGCAAGCACACCACCGGATCGGCCCGCACCCGCCGGTCGCTGGCGGACCGGCCCGACGGGCCGTTCGGGGAAAGAAGTGCGGCCGCGCCGGGCGAGTTGATGCAGATGGACTCCACCCCGCTGGACGTGCTGGTCCGCCTGGACGACGGGGTTCCCGCACGGGTTGATCTGACTGGCATGATCGATGTCGCGACCAGGAGCCTGACCGCAGCGGTGCTGCGGCCGACGACCAAGTCCGTGGACGCCAGCGTGTTGCTGGCCCGCACCGTCACCCCCGAGCCGATGCGGCCCGGCTGGGCACAGGCGCTGGCGATGTCACGCTCGGCGTTGCCGTTCAGGCGGTTGCTGGACATCGACGCGCGTCTGGAGCACGCCGCCGCCCGTCCGGTCATCGTCCCCGAGACCATCGTGGTCGACCAAGGGACGGTGTTCATCTCCCGCAACTTCCGGGCCTCCTGCAACTTTCTCGGCATCAACTTCCAGCCGGTGCACGATGCATCGGGCTGGGAGAAGGGCCACATCGAGCGGATGCTGGGTTCGGTCGGAACTTTGTTCGCCCAGTTCGTGGCCGGTTACACCGGCTTCAACGCCGAGCGCCGCGGCCGGCACGTCGAACAACAGCCGCTCTGGTCCTTGCTGGAGCTGCAGGAACTCCTGGACGAGTGGATCGTGGTCTGGCAGAGCCGGCCCCACGACGGGCTGCGCGACCCCCTCCACCCGGGACGGATGTTCAGCCCGAACGAGAAGTACGCCGCTCTCGTCGAGACGGCCGGTTATGTCCCGGTCGCGTTATCGGCTGATGACTACATCGAGCTGCTGCCCGCGACCTGGCGGGCGATCAACGCCTACGGCGTGAAGATCAAACACCGGACCTACGACGACCAGGCCCTCAACCCGCTGCGGCAGCAGCGATCGGGCGTCAAGGACCGCAAGGATCTGTGGGAGATCCACTACGACCCCTACGACGTGTCCCGCATCTGGGTCCGTGACCACTGGAACGGCGGCTGGATCACTCTGTTCTGGAAACAACTGCACCGCGTCGCCGCCCCGTTCGGCGAACTGGCATGGGACCACACCCGCCGCACCCTGCCCGGAGCGAGCGAGGAGCAACTCGCCGATGCCGTCGCAGACCTGCTGCGACGAGCCCATCAGGGACCCGCTACCAGCGGTGACGCAGGCGGCAGAGCCAGACTCAGCCGCCGGGACCGACGCGTCGCCGCCCGCACCAAGTCCAGTCCGCCATCCACCCCGATCCCGCCCGAGGCACCCCCTGCCGACCGCGTTGCCGACGGCCAAGCGGGGCAGAGCGACGACACTCCCGAGGGGAACGTCGCCAAGGTGATCCCGATGCCGATCTTCGACCCGTTCACGGAAGCGGACAAACGGTGGTGA
- a CDS encoding helix-turn-helix domain-containing protein, with protein sequence MRFPGTEGGAPLPRLYRPEEIAEALGCSAWWVKDRARRGLIPHTRVGRAYRFTAAHLAEIVRLHEERPKRSFSSALAGPAVTSPPAARTRAAQSSRPTTAATTGHLRARPPRRTQYETVV encoded by the coding sequence GTGCGCTTTCCCGGCACCGAGGGCGGAGCCCCCTTGCCCCGTCTCTACCGTCCCGAAGAAATCGCCGAAGCCCTCGGCTGTTCTGCCTGGTGGGTCAAGGACCGTGCTCGGCGTGGCCTCATCCCGCACACCCGCGTTGGCCGCGCATACCGCTTCACCGCGGCACACCTCGCCGAGATCGTCCGCCTCCACGAAGAGCGCCCGAAGCGATCCTTCAGCAGTGCGCTGGCCGGTCCAGCAGTAACAAGTCCTCCCGCTGCACGAACTCGCGCCGCCCAGTCTTCTCGGCCGACTACGGCCGCGACGACGGGCCATCTGAGGGCCAGGCCGCCGCGCCGTACCCAGTACGAGACCGTCGTGTAG
- a CDS encoding LacI family DNA-binding transcriptional regulator, translating to MGFAEKRGNYWRGRYKTAPGKHLTVVDENGKAIQFATKGEAQRAASEAENKYRRGDWRDPSLGQETFGEYANRWYAAQDLAASTMQNYKRHIEEHLLPDFEDKALVGVLRTDVALWEKKEKAVYAASSVKTWRSTLHLIFEDAIDEGLITSNPAARRRGRGKRAGRSRDRGPEKVITDPLGILLTAERAALLSGRDDEFVAVVLKAYTGMRWGEIVGLETEFARPGSIRVEWQLYELDTGELVRCPPKDDSYRKIDAMDWLSSLVANHVARTKPKPCPCHGKTYVFQGQGAARTGGHQGAKLIDVARRAEVSTGTVSNVLNHPDRVTEAKRVRVEQAIADLGFVRGGAVSQHAAHWRRNGFATWLFTPAVSGWYPRKAPQETRPVPLLGEPWPGVPARGRGASDRADACWLPIAKGLTPHGLRHTHRTVMEDLGTEKVLMDERMGHLDGSVSARYAHVTPGMRKRLMLGLTEQWNTALDARLAMSPTSPVRVLGDLLRARRESHALEEPQR from the coding sequence TTGGGTTTCGCGGAGAAGCGTGGAAACTACTGGCGCGGCCGGTACAAGACGGCGCCCGGCAAGCACCTCACGGTCGTCGACGAGAACGGCAAGGCGATCCAGTTCGCCACCAAGGGCGAGGCCCAGCGCGCCGCGAGCGAGGCCGAGAACAAGTACCGGCGCGGTGACTGGCGCGATCCGTCACTGGGCCAGGAGACCTTCGGCGAGTACGCGAACCGCTGGTACGCGGCCCAGGATCTGGCCGCCTCGACCATGCAGAACTACAAGCGTCACATCGAGGAGCACCTGCTCCCCGACTTCGAGGACAAAGCGCTCGTCGGCGTCCTGCGCACGGACGTCGCCCTGTGGGAGAAGAAGGAGAAGGCCGTGTACGCGGCCTCCAGCGTCAAGACCTGGCGCTCGACGCTCCACCTGATCTTCGAGGACGCGATCGACGAGGGGTTGATCACGTCCAACCCGGCGGCCAGGCGGCGCGGACGCGGCAAGCGCGCCGGCCGCTCCCGCGACCGCGGCCCGGAGAAGGTCATCACTGACCCGCTCGGCATCCTGCTGACTGCCGAACGGGCCGCCCTGCTCTCCGGCCGCGACGACGAGTTCGTCGCCGTCGTCCTCAAGGCGTACACCGGCATGCGCTGGGGCGAAATCGTCGGCCTGGAGACGGAATTCGCCCGCCCAGGCTCCATCCGCGTCGAGTGGCAGCTGTACGAACTCGACACCGGCGAGCTCGTGCGCTGCCCGCCCAAGGACGACAGCTACCGCAAGATCGATGCGATGGACTGGCTGTCGTCCCTGGTCGCCAACCACGTCGCCCGAACGAAGCCGAAACCCTGCCCGTGTCACGGCAAGACCTACGTCTTCCAGGGGCAGGGCGCGGCCCGCACTGGCGGCCACCAGGGCGCGAAGCTCATCGACGTCGCACGCCGTGCCGAAGTCTCCACGGGCACGGTGTCCAACGTCCTCAACCACCCCGACCGCGTCACCGAGGCCAAGCGGGTGAGGGTGGAGCAGGCCATCGCGGACCTGGGGTTCGTGCGGGGCGGCGCGGTGTCGCAGCACGCAGCCCACTGGCGCCGAAACGGCTTTGCGACATGGCTGTTCACTCCGGCGGTCTCCGGCTGGTACCCGAGGAAGGCACCGCAGGAGACCCGCCCCGTCCCGCTGCTCGGCGAGCCGTGGCCCGGCGTCCCGGCCCGAGGACGCGGCGCCAGTGACCGAGCCGACGCCTGCTGGCTCCCGATCGCCAAGGGCCTTACGCCCCACGGCCTTCGCCACACCCACCGGACCGTGATGGAGGACCTCGGCACCGAGAAGGTCCTCATGGACGAACGCATGGGCCACCTCGACGGCTCAGTCTCGGCTCGCTACGCCCACGTCACCCCTGGCATGCGCAAGCGCCTCATGCTCGGACTGACCGAGCAATGGAATACGGCGCTCGATGCCCGCCTGGCGATGAGCCCCACGTCACCAGTCCGCGTACTCGGTGATCTCCTACGGGCACGCAGAGAGTCGCATGCGCTTGAAGAGCCTCAACGGTGA
- a CDS encoding relaxase/mobilization nuclease domain-containing protein: MIPSIHKQGSRTLGLLRYLYGKGTHEEHIDPHLVASFDHMAPDPGRDPSATMEDLKQLLDQPLHLLDADQRPEKHVWHCSVRAAPDDPILTDEQWADIARRIVAATGIDPDDGAGCRWAAVRHADDHIHIVATLVREDGRRPDHHRSGKRAQAEARLIEADYGLHRVTPGDGTAAKRTTSAERHKAERLGKERASREELRETVRRAVAGAASTDEFLGRLKDAGLLVRVKVMPSGDLKGYKVALPDDRNEDKEPIYYAGSTLAPDLSLPRIQKRFTTDSVPAEAADSERPERPTAPSAPAAARRTTAHAAWAARLVLDHSGDDGAAAAQIAATGEILDALAKTSALHTRNELRQAAWEFERASRSHTRAEFRHAQDLRRAARDLVYSGPALGRGEDGAGTAMVLDTLVFLAIAASHWHAQRHHAQQAEAAHRTAEHLRAAYQQAATEPLTVLRERGRRIAPSLRHHYATTVRAALPELAETVLAEPGWDALAATLADATKAGHNPQALLAEAAARRELGTADSISDVLVWRLRHMAGLPAYAPSTPEPTQAGRLTPGQAVTPHIAAPSAPRAPRR, encoded by the coding sequence TTGATCCCCAGCATCCACAAGCAGGGCAGCCGTACCCTCGGCCTGCTCCGCTACCTCTACGGCAAGGGCACACACGAGGAGCACATCGACCCTCACCTGGTCGCCTCCTTCGACCACATGGCGCCCGACCCCGGCCGCGACCCCTCGGCCACGATGGAGGACCTCAAGCAGCTCCTCGACCAGCCCCTCCATCTGCTCGACGCCGACCAGCGACCCGAGAAGCACGTGTGGCACTGCTCGGTGCGCGCCGCCCCCGACGACCCGATCCTGACCGACGAACAGTGGGCCGACATCGCCCGCCGCATCGTCGCGGCCACCGGCATCGACCCCGACGACGGCGCCGGCTGCCGCTGGGCTGCCGTCCGCCACGCGGACGACCACATCCACATCGTCGCCACCCTCGTACGCGAAGACGGCCGCCGCCCCGACCATCACCGTTCCGGCAAACGCGCCCAGGCCGAAGCGCGCCTCATCGAAGCCGACTACGGCCTCCACCGCGTCACCCCCGGCGACGGCACCGCAGCCAAGCGCACCACCAGCGCCGAGCGGCACAAGGCCGAACGTCTGGGCAAGGAGCGTGCCTCCCGCGAGGAACTGCGTGAGACCGTCCGCCGCGCGGTGGCCGGTGCCGCTTCCACAGATGAGTTCCTCGGCCGCCTCAAGGACGCCGGGCTTCTCGTCCGCGTCAAGGTCATGCCCTCCGGTGACCTGAAGGGCTACAAGGTCGCCTTGCCCGACGACCGCAACGAGGACAAGGAGCCGATCTACTACGCCGGATCCACCCTCGCCCCCGACCTGTCGCTGCCCCGTATCCAGAAACGCTTCACCACCGACTCCGTCCCAGCGGAGGCCGCCGACAGCGAGAGGCCGGAACGCCCTACCGCGCCCTCGGCACCCGCTGCGGCTCGGCGCACCACCGCCCACGCGGCCTGGGCGGCACGGCTCGTCCTCGACCACAGTGGCGACGACGGCGCGGCTGCCGCCCAGATCGCCGCCACCGGCGAGATCCTCGACGCCCTCGCCAAGACCTCCGCCCTCCACACCCGCAACGAACTGCGCCAAGCAGCCTGGGAGTTCGAGCGGGCCTCCCGCTCCCACACCCGAGCCGAGTTCCGCCACGCGCAGGACCTGCGTCGCGCGGCACGCGACCTGGTGTACAGCGGTCCCGCGCTCGGTCGGGGCGAGGACGGGGCCGGCACCGCGATGGTCCTGGACACGCTGGTCTTCCTCGCCATCGCCGCCTCCCACTGGCACGCCCAGCGTCATCACGCCCAGCAGGCCGAGGCCGCCCACCGGACCGCCGAGCACCTGCGGGCCGCCTACCAGCAGGCAGCCACCGAACCCCTCACGGTGCTGCGCGAACGTGGCCGCCGTATCGCCCCGTCCCTGCGCCACCACTACGCCACCACCGTGCGCGCCGCCCTGCCCGAGCTCGCCGAGACCGTCCTGGCCGAGCCCGGCTGGGACGCCCTGGCTGCCACCCTCGCCGACGCCACAAAGGCAGGCCACAACCCGCAGGCCCTACTCGCCGAGGCCGCCGCCCGCAGGGAACTGGGCACCGCCGATTCCATCAGCGACGTCCTGGTCTGGCGCCTGCGTCACATGGCCGGCCTTCCCGCCTACGCGCCGTCGACCCCGGAACCTACCCAGGCCGGCCGCCTCACGCCCGGCCAGGCCGTGACTCCGCACATCGCAGCGCCTTCGGCACCACGCGCACCGCGCCGCTGA
- a CDS encoding helix-turn-helix domain-containing protein: protein MSQRQLAGRVTALGHPMSNTTLSRIERIQRRCDVDDLVVIAEALLVSPLVLLQRPTAT, encoded by the coding sequence TTGTCGCAACGCCAGTTGGCCGGCCGCGTGACCGCGCTCGGCCACCCGATGTCCAACACCACGCTGTCCCGCATCGAACGCATCCAACGACGCTGCGACGTCGACGACCTCGTCGTGATCGCCGAAGCCCTCCTCGTCTCGCCTCTCGTGCTGCTGCAGAGGCCGACCGCCACGTGA
- a CDS encoding TniQ family protein, which translates to MLPRERAEKILTLHAAGWPVQAIADHTGHSHQTVRDYINGRRTPGIRAPRPSLLTEPLASYCRQRLAEDPHLRTSVLFKEVADLGFQGSRATLYRELKRRHRLLVLADRRETNSQEEDPQIPSEISRRHKRTPALPRRVAPIAGETLNSYLARIARANHLTVTEVLAVLPTWFSTKTNNIDDRAQHHMLAAAATQALHKLAHLTSTTPVGLAHALPAFGTDEGPVRATTACHRCTARLGIRQPVPVHLPIHHKVCTQHGIWLSDLGEPHLDLSICPEITTAQHRANRLLRRFTPQQLTLAHQTAANAVPPWPASPAAVPHHWRYRLLALQTHNHHRGISTELDTYTHAAIYPDAIELAAAVLAKHLHDPARSTGKNSPRLRTVAPVGHGHFATQDSSSQVRATASGTTR; encoded by the coding sequence ATGCTGCCCCGAGAACGAGCCGAGAAGATCCTCACCCTGCACGCGGCCGGATGGCCGGTGCAGGCCATCGCTGATCACACCGGACACAGCCACCAAACCGTCCGCGACTACATCAACGGCCGCAGAACTCCAGGGATTCGGGCACCACGGCCGAGTCTGCTCACCGAACCCCTCGCCAGCTACTGCCGTCAGCGACTCGCCGAGGACCCCCACCTGCGGACCAGCGTTCTGTTCAAAGAAGTAGCCGACCTCGGCTTCCAGGGAAGCCGGGCAACCCTCTATCGCGAGCTGAAGCGCCGACACCGCCTTCTGGTCCTGGCCGACCGCCGGGAAACCAACTCGCAGGAGGAAGATCCCCAGATCCCATCCGAGATATCCCGCAGGCATAAGCGGACGCCGGCTCTGCCACGGCGAGTCGCCCCGATCGCAGGAGAAACCCTCAACTCCTACCTGGCCCGGATCGCCCGGGCCAACCACCTCACCGTCACCGAGGTACTGGCAGTACTGCCCACCTGGTTCTCCACGAAGACCAACAACATCGACGACCGAGCCCAGCACCACATGCTCGCCGCCGCAGCCACCCAGGCCCTGCACAAACTCGCTCACCTCACCAGCACCACTCCCGTCGGCCTGGCTCACGCACTCCCCGCCTTCGGCACCGACGAAGGCCCCGTCCGGGCCACGACCGCCTGCCACCGGTGCACTGCCCGCCTCGGCATCCGCCAGCCCGTCCCCGTCCACCTCCCGATTCACCACAAGGTCTGCACACAGCACGGAATCTGGCTCAGCGATCTCGGAGAACCCCACCTCGACCTGTCCATATGCCCTGAGATCACCACCGCCCAACACCGGGCGAACCGCCTCCTACGCCGCTTCACACCCCAGCAACTCACCCTCGCCCACCAAACCGCGGCCAACGCCGTCCCGCCCTGGCCGGCCTCCCCAGCCGCCGTCCCGCACCACTGGAGATACCGGCTCCTCGCACTGCAGACCCACAATCACCACCGCGGCATCTCGACCGAACTCGACACCTACACACACGCCGCGATCTACCCCGACGCCATCGAACTCGCCGCAGCAGTACTCGCCAAGCATCTCCATGATCCAGCAAGATCCACTGGCAAGAACTCTCCGCGTCTCCGAACGGTGGCACCCGTGGGCCACGGTCACTTCGCCACTCAAGATTCCTCGTCGCAGGTCAGAGCGACCGCGTCAGGGACAACTCGGTGA
- a CDS encoding plasmid mobilization protein has product MHDLHHELPIGQKEMTTAAPDGASWRSGHSPAGGAPEPDPAPGVAGPVRRQGAPDGKAATEGGSQPGKAGRKRRTKIKGKARPRDKKQRPAQSVRLSDQEHAIIQAGADAVGMSLASFLAHSALAAARDQSRTAATIATERHVLTELFAMRRQLGWAGSNLNQVAKALNSGGDVPHLKEVLADIHCTAHAVKKAADRVTNRQEQEGEAA; this is encoded by the coding sequence ATGCACGACTTGCACCACGAACTGCCCATCGGCCAAAAGGAGATGACCACCGCAGCCCCAGACGGAGCAAGTTGGAGGTCCGGACACTCCCCCGCAGGGGGAGCGCCCGAACCCGACCCCGCCCCGGGGGTGGCGGGGCCCGTCCGGCGCCAGGGGGCGCCGGACGGGAAGGCTGCGACCGAGGGCGGATCGCAGCCGGGAAAGGCCGGCCGCAAGCGCCGGACCAAGATCAAGGGGAAGGCGCGTCCGCGCGACAAGAAACAGCGTCCCGCCCAGAGTGTCCGCCTCAGCGATCAAGAGCACGCCATCATCCAGGCCGGCGCCGATGCCGTCGGCATGAGTCTGGCCAGCTTCCTCGCCCACTCCGCGCTGGCTGCCGCCCGCGACCAGTCCCGCACCGCCGCCACCATTGCCACCGAACGCCATGTGCTCACCGAGCTGTTCGCCATGCGCCGTCAGCTCGGCTGGGCCGGCAGCAACCTCAACCAGGTGGCCAAGGCCCTCAACTCCGGCGGCGATGTACCCCACCTCAAGGAGGTGCTCGCCGACATTCACTGCACGGCCCACGCCGTGAAGAAGGCCGCCGACCGGGTCACCAACCGCCAAGAGCAAGAAGGCGAGGCGGCTTGA
- a CDS encoding DUF317 domain-containing protein: MYSVTPRHLAGDDGVLAERIGDTLAGLGWRMWPTARHTLLYVSPDGLRGAEWILAAYPFELGGLPVAWQLSARPHAASALTEWNAYFTAGIPPEALADLLIALDAREAPHVSFDGPETVINALSAQGWIRDVDRPRTTATDPGLSSSVSMEMLPPLIEDADPRPDLVGWQAWAEPVLGAAYLWCASFSASVPNDLVAVFASSLASPVPVPRRTVPKSAEGRLTVVRRN; the protein is encoded by the coding sequence GTGTACTCGGTCACTCCCCGCCACCTGGCCGGTGACGACGGCGTACTCGCCGAGCGGATCGGCGACACCCTGGCCGGCCTCGGCTGGCGCATGTGGCCTACGGCCCGCCACACCCTGCTGTACGTGAGCCCGGACGGGCTGCGCGGCGCCGAGTGGATCCTCGCGGCCTACCCGTTCGAGCTGGGCGGACTGCCCGTTGCCTGGCAGTTGAGCGCCCGCCCGCATGCCGCTTCCGCGCTGACGGAGTGGAATGCGTACTTCACCGCTGGTATCCCTCCCGAGGCGCTCGCCGATCTCCTCATAGCGCTCGACGCCCGCGAGGCGCCCCACGTCAGCTTCGACGGGCCTGAGACGGTCATCAACGCGCTCAGTGCCCAGGGCTGGATCCGCGACGTGGACCGCCCCCGCACCACCGCCACAGACCCCGGGTTGTCCTCCAGCGTCTCCATGGAGATGCTGCCGCCGCTCATCGAGGACGCCGACCCGCGCCCTGACCTGGTGGGCTGGCAGGCGTGGGCGGAACCCGTGCTCGGCGCCGCGTACCTGTGGTGCGCGAGCTTCAGCGCCAGTGTTCCGAACGACTTGGTCGCCGTGTTCGCGTCATCGCTTGCCTCACCGGTCCCGGTGCCCCGCCGCACCGTGCCCAAGAGCGCCGAGGGCCGGCTCACCGTCGTCCGCCGCAACTGA